The sequence AGCGCCCGCCGCGCCGGCGGCCCCCACGTGGGCTTCCCGTTGGCCAGGCCCCGGTCGCCGTCGTCCGCGATGAGGAGGGCGGACATCGCGCGCAGGACCGCCCAGCCGCGGGCCCTGCGCAGAGTCGCCGCGTCCGGGGCCGGGCGGTAGGCGGCGTGGAAGCGGTCGACGACGCCGTCCGGGAGCAGGGCCCAGGCGGCGGAGAGGTCGCAGGCCGGGTCGCCCGCGAAGAGGTCGCCGAAGTCGATCACACCGCAGAACGTGCCGTTGTCCGTCAGCACGTTGGCAGGATGCAGGTCACCGTGCACCCACAGCGCGGGCCCGTCCCAGTCGGGGGCGGCGACCGCGTCCGCCCACACCTCGCGGATGCCGTCCGGGTCGGGGATCAGGCCCCGCTCGGTGACGGACGCGAGGGAACGGGCGAAGTGTTCCGCGTACGGGGCCAGCGGCCCACCGCGCCCCCGTCCGGCGGGCGCTTCGGGGGGCGCCGGGCGGTGCAGGGCCGTGAGGAACCCGGCCAACGCATCGGCCGCATCCTCGGCGCGCGTGGCCGGGGCGCGGTCGGCCGGTTCGCCGGGCACCCAGGTGGTGACCAGCCACGTCCGGGGGAACCGCTCGGACGGCACGCCCAGGCGCTGCGGTACGGGCACGGGCAACGGGAGGTCCGCGGCGAGACCGGGCACCCAGGCGTGCTCCTTCAGCAGCAGCTCGTCCGCGGACTCCGTCGCCCACGGCAACCGCACGGCGAGCTCGTCCCCCAGCCGCCACAACTGGTTGTCCCAGCCGCGCGCGCCGAGGCTCAGGGGGTGGCCGGCGAGGTCGGGGTGCTGGTCGCGGAGCAGGGAACGGATCAGATCGGGGCTGAGGTCGGCAGGGGCTCGGGTCATGCGGGCCACGGTAGCCGGGCGGGAGCGGGCCGGGGGCGTCGAACTCCCCTACTGGCCGGGCCATTTCGTACGGCAGCAGCGGCCGGTGAATCCCGGTGCCCTCGAACGCACCCCGCTGCCCTACCGTTCCTCCATGACCACCCCCGACGTCGCCCGCAGCGACGGGCCCTGTGTGACGATCCGCTGCCGGGACAACCCTGCCATCGGTGTGGAGTTCTCCGACCGGTTCGGCTTCGACCAGGACTCCGTGCACTACGCCGTCGAACTACAGGCCCCGGGCTTGACCGCACGGGTCGACGAGGTCGTCGCCTGGATCTGGGACAGTGATCTGTACGCGTTCCTGGAAGAGCTCGCCGCCGACTACCGGGGATGGCACGGCGAACGGACCTGGCACAACAACGACCGTGACCTCACGGTGTCCGCCGTCTTCCGTTCCGGCGGCCACGTCGGACTGACCTGGACCGCACGCCCCTGGCCGGAAGCCCAGGCCGGCTGGAGCGCCTCGGTGACCACCTGGTCGGAGGCCGGCGAACAGATGGCGTCCCTGGCGGCGGACATCCGTCGCTTCCTCACCGGAGGGCCGCGGTGACGACCGGTCCTTGAGCCCCCTGGGCGGCCTTGCGCGTGCGCGGGGTGGGGGCGGCTTGAGCGGCCGGTGGGGGCCCGGTGCCCCGGCAGAAGGTGAGGCGAGAGCGGCGGTCAGTCCTTCAACAGCCCGTCACGCACCGGGATCCAGTCCAGGGCGGAGCGGATGCCGTCCTCCAGGGACAGCTTCGGCGTCCATCCCAGCAGCTCGGCCGCCCGATCGCTCCTGGTGTAGCCGCCGGCCACGTCACCGGGCCGCCGGTCGGTGACGACAGTGGCCAGCGGGGTGCTGACGACGTTGTTGAACGCCGCGCACAGTTCCCGGACCGTGGTGCCGGAGCCGGTACCGAGATTGATCGCGATCGAGCGCTTCGATCCCGTGAGGACGGAGTCGAACCGCTCGATCGCCGCGATGTGAGCCGCGGCGAGATCCCAGACGTGCACGTAGTCCCGGATACCGCTGCCGTCGCGCGTCGGATAGTCCGTTCCCGTGATCGGGAACGGACGGCCCTCCCCGTGCGCCTGGATCAGCACGCCCAGGGCGTGGCTGGGCCGCTTGAGCTGAAGCCCCGTACGCAGCTTCGGGTCGGCCCCGACGGGGTTGAAGTACCGCAGCGACAACACGCGCGGTCCCGCCACCGCGATGTCGGCGAACATCTCCTCGCACACGGCCTTGGTCCGCGCGTAGGGGCTCTGCGGCGCCAGCGGCGAGTCCTCGTTCACGGGCGAACCGTCCTCGGCCTGATAGATGGAGGCCGAGCTGCTGAAGATGATGCGGTCACAGCCGTTGCGGTGCAGGTGGCTGACGAAGGCCAGGCTCTTGGCCACATTCGCCTCGTAGTAGCCGATCGGGTCCGCGACGGAATCCGGCACCACGATCAGCGCGGCGCAGTGCACCACAGCGGAGATGTCCGGGTGCTCCGAGAAGATCCGGTCGACAAGTGAGCCGTCCGCGATGTCGCCCTCGTAGAAGGCGCGGCCCTCGGTGAACTCGCGTCTCCCCCGGACAAGATTGTCGAGGATGACGGGCGTGATACCCGCGTCGATGCAGGCCGAGGCGACCGTGCTGCCGATGTATCCGGCTCCCCCTGCGACAAGGACCTTCACCACGATGCTTCTCTCCCACCCTCGTTTCAGCCCAATACGCGATCGGCAGCAGGCTAGCGAAGAATCCGGGCGGGCCTTGCCGGTGGCGGTCGCCGGCCGGCTGCCCGGCGGCGCGTCCGCGGGGTGGGGCGCGCTGCCCCGCGCGCCGTTCTACGGACGCGGCACCTGCCATGGACACCTGACGCGGCGCTGGGCGGCTGCGGGTTGTCGCGCAACCCCGCTACAGGCCGACCTATTTCTTCGCCGCTCGCGTCAGTACATACGTGTTGCCGGTGTCGGGGTCCCCGTAGAAGAAGAACAGCTTCAACTCGCGCTCGCGCTTGGAGCGGTCCACGTAGAGGGACCAGTCGTACGTGGTCGGGGGCCGGGTGTCCGCGGACGGGGCCTGCACATCGGCAGGCTCCTGGGCACGTTCGTCCACCCCCGTCGAGGTCTTAAGCGCGAGCCGGACGACCTGGCCGCCATCGGTGTCGGCCAGCCGCCAGGTCCCGGTACCGGACAGGCGCCAGCCCGCATCGTAGTCGAAGTCCTGCCCGTCGAGCTTCCTGAGCACCGCCGTCCCGTCCTCACGCAGTTCGACGCGGGTGCCCTCGACGTTCGCCCAGCGCCCGGCGACCTGGGCAGCGGTGGCATCGTGGACGCCGGTGCCGCTGTAGTACTGGGCAGGGCCGGCGCAGGCCGCCAGGACAAGGCCGCAGAGCGCGGCGATCCCGGCCCGTATGGTGCGCCTGCTTGCCACTGATGCCTCCCGCTACTGATCCACGCCCGAAGCGTTGAACGCGTTCAACCATACGGTCCGCGAAGTCGCGGCAGGCTTGCGGGGGTTGTTCCTGGAATTCGCGAAGAGCAGAGCCTCCGTGAAGTTGCTTGAACTCGTCGACCAGGGACTCCAGGAAGGCCTGGGACCATCCCCGCGCGTGCGGGGAGCAGCCGGCGTCCCGAACGGGCTTGCCCTTGTGCATCGGACCATCCCCGCGCGTGCGGGGAGCAGGCTGCCGTGGTGAACGTGGTGGTGGCCGCCCCGGGACCATCCCCGCGCGTGCGGGGAGCAGACCTTCGTCGCCGGATCGGAGCACTCCAGCGCGGGACCATCCCCGCGCGTGCGGGGAGCAGGTACCGACGACTCCTACGTTGTGCTGAGTCTGGGGACCATCCCCGCGCGTGCGGGGAGCAGACGCTCCTCCTGGGGGACGGCGACGCCCCCGGGGGGCCATCCCCGCGCGTGCGGGGAGCAGCCCCGCCGTCGTCGCCGTAGTCGACGCCGGGCGGGACCATCCCCGCGCGTGCGGGGAGCAGTTCACCTGGGCACCGGCCTGGAAGGCCCGCACGGGACCATCCCCGCGCGTGCGGGGAGCAGGCGTCGCCGCGACGAGGTAGCGCAGTGTTCTGACCCAGGGGGACCATCCCCGCGCGTGCAGGGAGCAGGGGCTCCACAGCGGCGATGAGCGAGCGGACCAGGGACCATCCCCGCGCGTGCGGGGAGCAGTGTCCCAGTACGCCGACCCGGTTGTCTGCGGAGGGACCATCCCCGCGCGTGCGGGGAGCAGCTGTCCGGCAGTGCCCGTGCCTTCGGTACGAGGGGACCATCCCCGCGCGTGCGGGGAGCAGCCGGACGCGTCCAGCACGACGTCCGTGCCCTGGGGACCATCCCCGCGCGTGCGGGGAGCAGTTTGGCCGGCCCCGCTTCGAGCGCGGCCCGCAGGGACCATCCCCGCGCGTGCGGGGAGCAGTGGGCGGCGGCGCCGCGCTCGTGTGGACCGGATGGACCATCCCCGCGCGTGCGGGGAGCAGTCGACGGGAGATCAAACATCACGTTCACGCTCGGGACCATCCCCGCGCGTGCGGGGAGCAGTTCAGGCGCTGCCGGAGGTTCTTCGCCTCCTGGGGACCATCCCCGCGCGTGCGGGGAGCAGTGTAGTGCGGCGGCCCCGCGTGCGGGCCCTCGGGGACCATCCCCGCGCGTGCGGGGAGCAGTCGCGCACCACGTCTCAAACCCGCGCATCGCCGGGACCATCCCCGCGCGTGCGGGGAGCAGATCCACTTGTCTGCCTCCTTGGCGATCGTGTTGGGACCATCCCCGCGCGTGCGGGGAGCAGGGCCAGACCGCCGGCACGACCCTTCGCGGAATGGGACCATCCCCGCGCGTGCGGGGAGCAGCCGGTCGGGCCGTCGACCTGGACGAGGGCCACGGACCATCCCCGCGCGTGCGGGGAGCAGTGCCCAGCCAACGAGCCGTTACCCAGCACGGGGGGACCATCCCCGCGCGTGCGGGGAGCAGCGTCGCTTATGCGCCCAGTGGCTGACCTGGAAGGGACCATCCCCGCGCGTGCGGGGAGCAGGCCTGCCCGCCCACGGTCGCCTCGCTGGTCGCGGGACCATCCCCGCGCGTGCGGGGAGCAGAAGGGCCCGTTTACGGGTTTTGACGTGAAAGAGGGACCATCCCCGCGCGTGCGGGGAGCAGGAGCACGAGAAGCCGGACCCGGACCCTGACCCGGGACCATCCCCGCGCGTGCGGGGAGCAGTCTTAGCGACCTGCGGCTTTACACCGCGCAAGTGCAGTTTCTGACCACTTTCACACAGTCCGGCATAACCGTCTCAACACTCAAGTTGCGGGCATATGCCGCAGTCCGGGGTGAGCCGCCCCACCGCCCGGTCCGATTGTCTCTGGGCAGTCGTCACTCCCGCCATCGACCCAAACCCGCTCCCCCGCCCCGCTCACCGAGAGCCCGAACCGCGACCACCCCGGCCGCCCCGCCCCCACCCACCAGCCGTACGCAGACGTCACCTCGTCCCACAACCGTCGTGCCCCCTGCTGCCACACCCGAGCCTCCGCCGCCCCATCCGCCACCAACGCACACGCCCACGAGCGGTCACTCCGACTGTAGAACCAATGAGGTTGGGCGCCCCCGCGCATGCGGGGAGCAGAGGGTCAAGGCGAGAGCGGCACGCTCCACATCGGGGACCATCCCCGCGCGTGCGGGGAGCAGAGGTGTTCGCGGAGGGTGGCGGCCAACGTCAGGGGACCATCCCCGCGCGTGCGGGGAGCAGAGCGAGCGCGCCGCCGACCACGCCCAGGAAACGGGACCATCCCCGCGCGTGCGGGGAGCAGGCTTTGTGGCCTGCGACCTTAGCTCGCGGGGGTGCGGCTTCTGGCCGCTTTCGCGCAATCCGGCATAACGACCCCGACGCTCATACCGCTGATATACAACGCAGTTGAGGGCAACAACCCTCTCGCGTCGTACCCGGTGGGGCTTCCGTACGCCCGGCAGGGCGGCCTCACGCCGGATCGGCCGCGGCCCTCGCCCCGTCGTACTCCGTCCGCGCCTCCAGGACCTCGTCCATGTTCTGCTCGGCCCATGCCTTGATCGTCCGCATCACCGGGACCAGGCTCTCGCCCAGCGAGGTCAGGGCATAGTCGACGCGGACCGGCATCGTCGGGGTGACCGTGCGGGTGAGGAGGCCGTCGCGTTCCAGGGTGCGGAGGCTCTGGGTGAGCATCTTCTGGCTGACGCTGACCAGGGTGCGCGCCAGGTCGGTGTAGCGCTGCGGGCCGTCGGCCAGGGCGTTGACGATCAGGCTGACCCACTTGTTGCTGATGCGGTCCAGCAGTTGGCGGGCCGGGCACTCTGCGAGGTAGGCGTCGTACGCGGCTCGGGCCTCGGTGCGGGTCTGCTTCATGGCTCACCTTCCCGTGCGGTGGGCACCTTGAAGTGCCTACTTCCCTATGGAGAGTAGCTCTCCCTAGGGTCGTCGACATCGGAACGCCTCGGTCATCAAGGCCGATGCGACCGGCACACGGGAGGAGACGCGCATGCGCGCGGTCGTGGTACGGACGGTGGGCGGGCCGGAAGCGCTGGAGCTGAGTGACGTACCCGTGCCGGTGCCCCGTTCGGGGCAGGTACGCGTCCGCGTCGAGGCCGCCGCCGTCAACCCCGTCGATCTCGCCACCCGTTCGGGCGCCCTGATCGAGGCCGGGCTGATGGAGCCCCGCGAGGTCATCGGCATCGGGTGGGACGTCGCCGGCCGGATCGACGAAGTGGGGCCCGGCGTTACGGAGTTCGCTCCCGGTGACCCCGTGATCGGCATCCAGGACCGGCTGGGCGTCTCGCTCGGCACCTACGCTGAGTACGTCGTACTGGACGTCGGCACCGTCGCGTACGCCCCCGAAGGGCTCTCCCCCGTCGAGGCCGCCACCCTTCCGCTGAACGCGCTCACCGCACAACAATCCCTTGACCTGCTGGGGTTGGAGCCCGGTCGGACGCTGCTGGTGACGGGGGCGGCGGGGGGCGGTCGGCGGGTACGCGGTGGAGCTCGCGGCCCAGCGCGGAGTTGCCGTGGCGGGGGTGGCGGCGGAGAGGGACGAGCCGTTCGTCCGGAAGGCGGGGGCGCGGTGGTTCGTGCCGCGCTCGACCGATCTCGCGCGCTCGGTACGGGAGTTGGTGCCCGGTGGTGTGGATGCCGCCCTGGACGCGGCCGTGCTGGGGCTGCCCGCGCTGGGGGCCGTCCGCAATTTCGGCGCCTTCGTCTCCGTCATCGGGGGCGCGGCCCCCGTACCGCTGCGGGGTGTCCGGGTGCACGAGCA is a genomic window of Streptomyces sp. NBC_00708 containing:
- a CDS encoding aminoglycoside phosphotransferase family protein, with product MTRAPADLSPDLIRSLLRDQHPDLAGHPLSLGARGWDNQLWRLGDELAVRLPWATESADELLLKEHAWVPGLAADLPLPVPVPQRLGVPSERFPRTWLVTTWVPGEPADRAPATRAEDAADALAGFLTALHRPAPPEAPAGRGRGGPLAPYAEHFARSLASVTERGLIPDPDGIREVWADAVAAPDWDGPALWVHGDLHPANVLTDNGTFCGVIDFGDLFAGDPACDLSAAWALLPDGVVDRFHAAYRPAPDAATLRRARGWAVLRAMSALLIADDGDRGLANGKPTWGPPARRALERLVASAATRQ
- a CDS encoding DUF6228 family protein — encoded protein: MRATVAGRERAGGVELPYWPGHFVRQQRPVNPGALERTPLPYRSSMTTPDVARSDGPCVTIRCRDNPAIGVEFSDRFGFDQDSVHYAVELQAPGLTARVDEVVAWIWDSDLYAFLEELAADYRGWHGERTWHNNDRDLTVSAVFRSGGHVGLTWTARPWPEAQAGWSASVTTWSEAGEQMASLAADIRRFLTGGPR
- the galE gene encoding UDP-glucose 4-epimerase GalE — its product is MVKVLVAGGAGYIGSTVASACIDAGITPVILDNLVRGRREFTEGRAFYEGDIADGSLVDRIFSEHPDISAVVHCAALIVVPDSVADPIGYYEANVAKSLAFVSHLHRNGCDRIIFSSSASIYQAEDGSPVNEDSPLAPQSPYARTKAVCEEMFADIAVAGPRVLSLRYFNPVGADPKLRTGLQLKRPSHALGVLIQAHGEGRPFPITGTDYPTRDGSGIRDYVHVWDLAAAHIAAIERFDSVLTGSKRSIAINLGTGSGTTVRELCAAFNNVVSTPLATVVTDRRPGDVAGGYTRSDRAAELLGWTPKLSLEDGIRSALDWIPVRDGLLKD
- a CDS encoding helix-turn-helix transcriptional regulator yields the protein MKQTRTEARAAYDAYLAECPARQLLDRISNKWVSLIVNALADGPQRYTDLARTLVSVSQKMLTQSLRTLERDGLLTRTVTPTMPVRVDYALTSLGESLVPVMRTIKAWAEQNMDEVLEARTEYDGARAAADPA